Proteins encoded within one genomic window of Bdellovibrio sp. ArHS:
- a CDS encoding ABC transporter transmembrane domain-containing protein translates to MNFFRRMLFSQVSPLVKLAKTKNIDEGDLLPLPAHLHPETLPVSLEPLQWTTPKAFLFSIIRTLKKLLRVGYSWYFASSVLALLSPVFVNRFVGLISQGVTEQSLPEALLYGLLLGLCGFLSGLCLQHYFYNLLQAYQITTNILNQKIFSHSLKLSQTARQKSQVGDIVNHMSSDSDSVSEFPQIIGDLASSLFLIVGVVSMLFYYIGWSALAALAVLFTLAPLTSYVAKKFTHLDEEMMKHRDRRVTLMTQALNSIRVVKYFAWERSVSKEVTEVREQELLSRRRLARAEVISSLGYLGVSTLVLFVALAVHAWRGQILDAAVIFTCISLFGLLEGPFGDLSRLISRYTTAVVGAGRILNFLKQEEVQISSQESSLKDQPLGLEIQGLSLTYPESQEEVLKNIDLKVPAGSSVAIVGPVGAGKSSLLATLLGEVAPTRGHILFPQVLAGERPRMAFVPQEAYIINTTLLENLSFGENVSKEDLRRALHNSCLSRDLKEWSGGLRTEIGEKGVNLSGGQKQRVALARAYLRRPQIVLLDDPLSAVDAETENLLCDRLLFGAWKDVTRIVATHRLEHLPRFDQILYIENGEAKGLGSFAELLKICQPFAEFYKEHGKTQGEHSAPTPPQEVSTPETAAASSEEIDEKKNRVTEDEEREVGAVKGSVYWDYISSLGGDGKYTKPLILSVLLFGAIGVTLLPLLQKAWLSYYSGHQSEWAALSAIGIYGLIGLAVLVGSLLNHLIWLERGIRAGKSMHDKMLQSVLKSPVRFFDSTPVGRIIQRFSRDIESVDVYLQWSFDSAVHCALQVLVSIALILGLMPMMIFVIGPVMALYYVLQRDYRRPAREVKRFDSVARSPRYAHFKETLQGLTVIRGFNKSSWFMRNFYDKLAYSQKMFYSHFMINRWFSSRIPLIGGLISMSTAIGVTVSARYGLMDAGTAGLVTLYSLSFWGFLNWGVRIFADIESRMTSIERLKFFSSLPAEKDVVVARETPLPPAWPDKGEISVENLKVRYAAHLPLVLKGITFHVDAGTRVGIIGRTGSGKSTFFQSLFRFIEAEEGCIKIDGVEIASVPLEQLRRNLAIIPQDPTLFLGTIRNNLDRYNEYTDEDVITALKHASMWEHVKELPQGLHSVVSEGGLNLSQGQRQLLCLARALLTKARVIVMDEATASVDVQTDAILQKVIRQSFAGVTMLIIAHRLGTIADCDQIVEISAGEVKSVRRPSEFSKEEIEESLV, encoded by the coding sequence ATGAACTTCTTTAGACGTATGCTCTTTTCCCAAGTCAGCCCATTGGTGAAGCTTGCGAAAACCAAAAATATAGATGAAGGCGACTTACTGCCTTTGCCGGCACATCTTCATCCTGAAACTTTACCAGTTTCTTTAGAACCCCTTCAGTGGACGACGCCGAAAGCCTTTCTGTTTTCGATAATTCGCACACTGAAGAAATTATTACGGGTCGGTTACTCCTGGTACTTCGCCAGCTCCGTGCTGGCTTTGTTATCACCCGTTTTTGTAAATCGTTTTGTCGGTTTGATTTCTCAAGGTGTTACGGAACAATCGCTTCCGGAAGCATTGCTTTATGGTCTGCTTTTGGGGCTGTGCGGCTTTTTGTCCGGCTTGTGTTTGCAGCATTACTTTTACAACCTGCTTCAGGCTTATCAGATCACGACGAACATCTTAAATCAGAAAATCTTTAGCCACAGCCTGAAGCTAAGTCAGACCGCACGCCAAAAAAGTCAGGTGGGGGACATCGTGAACCACATGAGTTCCGATAGTGATTCCGTGTCCGAGTTTCCACAGATCATCGGCGACCTGGCATCGTCACTCTTTCTGATTGTCGGTGTTGTCTCGATGCTTTTTTATTATATTGGCTGGTCCGCCTTGGCGGCATTGGCGGTGTTATTCACTTTGGCGCCCCTGACAAGCTATGTCGCCAAAAAGTTCACCCATCTGGATGAAGAGATGATGAAACATCGCGATCGCCGTGTGACTTTGATGACTCAGGCTTTGAACTCCATTCGCGTGGTGAAGTATTTTGCCTGGGAACGAAGTGTGTCTAAGGAAGTGACTGAAGTTCGTGAACAAGAACTTTTAAGCCGCCGACGCTTAGCCCGAGCCGAAGTCATTTCATCGTTGGGTTACTTGGGTGTTTCCACCCTTGTTCTGTTTGTTGCTTTGGCGGTGCATGCCTGGCGCGGGCAGATTTTGGATGCGGCTGTGATTTTTACGTGCATTTCGCTGTTTGGTCTTTTGGAAGGGCCCTTTGGTGATTTATCGCGTTTGATTTCCCGTTACACCACGGCAGTAGTCGGAGCAGGACGTATTCTTAATTTCCTGAAGCAGGAAGAAGTGCAGATCTCGTCACAAGAAAGTTCCCTGAAGGATCAGCCGTTGGGGCTTGAGATCCAGGGCCTGTCTTTGACCTATCCGGAATCACAGGAAGAGGTTCTAAAGAATATTGACTTAAAAGTTCCGGCGGGAAGTTCCGTAGCTATCGTGGGTCCCGTGGGCGCTGGTAAAAGTTCTTTGTTAGCGACCCTGTTGGGGGAGGTGGCTCCCACTCGGGGACATATCCTGTTTCCGCAGGTTCTAGCTGGCGAACGCCCGCGCATGGCGTTCGTGCCTCAAGAAGCTTACATCATTAACACCACGCTATTGGAAAACCTGTCCTTCGGCGAAAACGTTTCCAAAGAAGATTTACGTCGGGCTTTGCATAACAGTTGCCTTAGCCGAGACCTGAAAGAGTGGTCAGGAGGGCTGCGCACCGAAATCGGCGAAAAAGGAGTGAATCTTTCTGGCGGCCAAAAACAACGGGTTGCTTTGGCGCGTGCCTATTTGCGTCGCCCGCAGATCGTTCTTTTAGATGATCCTCTTTCCGCCGTGGATGCCGAGACAGAAAATCTTTTATGCGACCGCCTTTTGTTTGGCGCCTGGAAAGATGTCACACGTATTGTGGCGACGCATCGCCTGGAGCACTTACCGCGTTTTGATCAGATTCTTTATATTGAAAATGGCGAAGCCAAGGGACTTGGAAGCTTTGCAGAGCTTCTAAAAATCTGTCAGCCCTTCGCAGAGTTTTATAAAGAGCATGGAAAAACCCAAGGGGAGCATTCTGCACCGACTCCGCCTCAGGAAGTTTCTACGCCGGAAACAGCCGCGGCTTCTTCAGAAGAAATCGATGAAAAGAAAAACCGTGTGACCGAGGATGAAGAAAGAGAAGTGGGGGCGGTGAAGGGCTCAGTATATTGGGACTACATCAGCTCTTTGGGCGGTGATGGAAAGTACACGAAGCCGTTGATTTTGAGTGTGCTTTTGTTTGGAGCTATCGGTGTTACTTTGCTCCCGCTTTTGCAAAAAGCTTGGCTTTCTTATTATTCAGGTCATCAAAGTGAGTGGGCTGCGTTATCAGCCATAGGCATCTATGGTTTGATTGGTCTGGCCGTCTTGGTGGGGTCTTTATTGAACCATTTGATTTGGTTAGAGCGGGGAATTCGTGCCGGCAAAAGCATGCACGATAAAATGCTGCAAAGTGTTTTGAAGTCTCCGGTCCGCTTTTTTGATTCAACGCCGGTAGGTCGAATCATCCAAAGATTTTCGCGCGACATTGAATCGGTGGACGTGTACTTGCAGTGGAGTTTTGATTCCGCCGTGCACTGCGCTTTGCAGGTCCTGGTGTCCATTGCCTTGATCTTGGGATTGATGCCGATGATGATTTTCGTTATCGGTCCTGTGATGGCGCTCTACTATGTCTTACAACGTGATTATCGTCGTCCGGCTCGCGAAGTGAAACGTTTTGACAGTGTCGCCCGGTCTCCACGCTATGCGCATTTCAAAGAGACCTTACAGGGATTGACGGTGATTCGTGGCTTCAATAAGTCGTCGTGGTTCATGCGAAATTTTTATGACAAGCTCGCCTACAGTCAGAAAATGTTTTATTCGCATTTCATGATCAATCGATGGTTCTCGTCGCGCATTCCGTTGATCGGTGGACTTATTTCAATGTCGACGGCCATAGGTGTGACTGTGTCGGCACGCTACGGACTGATGGATGCGGGGACGGCGGGGTTGGTGACATTGTATTCGCTGTCCTTCTGGGGTTTTCTAAACTGGGGCGTTCGTATCTTTGCGGATATTGAATCGCGCATGACGTCGATTGAGCGTCTGAAGTTTTTTTCGAGTCTTCCGGCGGAAAAAGATGTCGTTGTGGCTCGCGAAACACCGCTGCCCCCCGCATGGCCGGACAAAGGAGAAATTTCCGTCGAGAATCTGAAAGTGCGCTACGCCGCGCATCTGCCACTGGTCCTTAAGGGAATCACCTTCCATGTCGACGCCGGAACACGCGTGGGCATCATCGGTCGCACGGGGTCGGGCAAGAGCACCTTTTTTCAGTCCTTGTTTCGCTTCATTGAAGCGGAAGAGGGCTGTATAAAAATTGATGGTGTTGAAATTGCCTCTGTGCCTTTAGAACAACTGCGCCGTAATTTGGCGATCATTCCTCAAGATCCCACGCTATTCCTAGGGACGATCCGAAATAACTTGGATCGTTACAACGAATACACGGACGAGGACGTGATCACCGCTTTAAAACATGCCTCGATGTGGGAACATGTTAAAGAGTTGCCACAAGGCCTGCATTCGGTGGTCAGCGAGGGCGGTTTGAATTTAAGCCAGGGGCAAAGGCAGCTTCTATGTTTAGCTCGCGCCCTTCTGACCAAAGCTCGGGTGATCGTGATGGATGAAGCGACCGCCAGTGTGGATGTGCAAACGGATGCGATTTTGCAAAAAGTCATTCGGCAGTCTTTTGCCGGAGTGACAATGCTGATCATTGCGCACCGTCTGGGAACTATCGCCGATTGTGATCAGATCGTCGAGATTTCAGCGGGCGAGGTGAAATCGGTGCGACGACCTTCAGAGTTTTCTAAGGAAGAGATTGAAGAAAGTCTGGTGTAA
- a CDS encoding NAD(P)H-dependent oxidoreductase, with protein sequence MPTKVLTLVGGISKNSLNKKLFKAVKDLAPKDIEIDTFDIATLPFFSQDLENNPPEIAQQFKNKIKEADAALFITPEYNRSFPGVLKNAIDWGSRPYGQNLWDRKPAAVMGASIGNIGTFGAQHHLRQVLAYLNMPTMGQPEFYFNAAKAFDENGKLIDPKSQELIAGFWQSFAKECAELKK encoded by the coding sequence ATGCCCACGAAAGTGCTCACGCTGGTTGGTGGTATCAGTAAGAATTCCTTGAATAAAAAATTATTCAAAGCCGTCAAGGATCTGGCACCCAAGGATATTGAAATTGATACTTTTGATATCGCCACGCTGCCTTTTTTTAGTCAGGATTTGGAAAACAATCCTCCCGAAATCGCTCAGCAGTTTAAAAATAAAATCAAAGAGGCGGATGCGGCGTTATTTATCACACCCGAATACAATCGCAGCTTTCCAGGTGTGTTGAAAAACGCGATTGACTGGGGGTCTCGTCCTTATGGACAGAATCTTTGGGATCGCAAACCCGCAGCGGTGATGGGAGCTTCCATCGGAAATATTGGAACCTTTGGTGCCCAACATCACCTTCGTCAGGTTTTGGCGTACCTGAATATGCCCACCATGGGGCAGCCCGAGTTTTATTTTAATGCCGCGAAGGCCTTTGACGAAAATGGAAAATTGATCGATCCGAAAAGCCAAGAGTTGATTGCAGGTTTTTGGCAAAGCTTCGCGAAGGAATGCGCGGAGTTGAAAAAATAA
- a CDS encoding branched-chain amino acid aminotransferase, giving the protein MTNTISITKTKNPKPRPSVESLGFGRYFTDHMFLASYSTQKGWHDLRITPYEPLALDPGASVLHYGQALFEGMKAFLHQDGSCVLFRPEFNWARMAEGAERLCMVAPPKEVFLEGIRELIKVDQDWIPSQKGCSLYIRPTLIGSESFLGVRPAEEYLFFTILSPVASYYGEGTKPVKIWVEQEYLRAAPGGLGATKAAANYAGSLKAALQAKKNSYAQVLWLDVTHRYIEEVGTMNVFFVFENEIVTPSLEGTILGGGTRNSVLTLLRAKNKPVVERRVTLQEVRDGAANGTLKEIFGTGTAAVISPVGELAAKDWKITVNNGEMGPVAASLYEELTGIQNGTAPDSFNWLYKV; this is encoded by the coding sequence ATGACGAATACCATTTCCATAACTAAGACGAAAAATCCCAAGCCACGTCCTTCCGTCGAGTCGTTGGGCTTTGGTCGTTATTTTACAGATCACATGTTTTTAGCGTCTTACTCCACGCAAAAAGGCTGGCATGATCTGCGCATCACTCCCTATGAACCTCTTGCCCTAGATCCAGGCGCCAGTGTTCTGCATTATGGACAGGCCTTGTTTGAAGGAATGAAGGCTTTCCTTCATCAAGATGGAAGCTGTGTTTTATTCCGACCTGAATTCAACTGGGCGCGCATGGCTGAAGGAGCGGAACGTCTTTGTATGGTGGCGCCGCCAAAGGAAGTTTTTCTTGAGGGTATTCGCGAACTCATCAAGGTGGATCAAGACTGGATACCTTCGCAAAAGGGGTGCTCTCTTTACATTCGACCGACGCTGATCGGGAGCGAATCCTTTTTGGGTGTGCGCCCTGCGGAAGAGTATTTGTTCTTCACGATTCTATCCCCGGTAGCTTCGTACTACGGCGAAGGAACCAAGCCTGTCAAAATTTGGGTAGAACAAGAATACCTGCGGGCTGCTCCCGGCGGATTGGGAGCCACCAAAGCGGCTGCGAATTATGCCGGAAGTTTGAAAGCCGCCCTGCAGGCAAAGAAAAATTCTTACGCACAAGTCCTGTGGTTGGACGTCACTCATCGCTACATCGAAGAAGTGGGGACGATGAATGTCTTCTTCGTCTTCGAGAATGAAATCGTCACGCCTTCGCTGGAAGGCACGATTCTTGGCGGCGGAACCAGAAACTCAGTCCTCACACTTTTGCGAGCTAAGAACAAGCCCGTCGTAGAGCGCCGGGTGACGTTGCAGGAAGTGCGCGATGGCGCGGCCAACGGAACGCTGAAAGAGATTTTTGGGACGGGGACCGCCGCGGTTATCAGTCCTGTCGGTGAACTTGCGGCCAAAGACTGGAAGATCACCGTGAATAATGGGGAAATGGGTCCGGTGGCTGCCAGTCTTTACGAAGAACTCACGGGCATTCAAAACGGAACGGCTCCGGATTCTTTCAATTGGCTATATAAGGTTTAA
- a CDS encoding Crp/Fnr family transcriptional regulator, with amino-acid sequence MKADSLMCATPDTHAMVEKARVTCRFKAGQVIFYSGNDSLGIFTIQTGLVKLEVTSATGAAHTLRLVGPGGTLGYRSLFAGEPYHASAVAVEDCELCFIPKADVMNIFKTHPDLAMKLLSHISKDLRMAEEKWMGQMDKDASERIAEALLFLQEHFSHQNWTRREIAQWAGTTPETVIRTLANFEKEGIIDQSNGRGIRILSREKLRDKAELN; translated from the coding sequence ATGAAAGCAGATTCTCTGATGTGTGCCACACCGGACACGCATGCCATGGTGGAAAAAGCCCGTGTGACCTGCCGTTTTAAAGCAGGTCAGGTGATCTTTTATTCCGGCAACGACTCTTTAGGCATCTTTACGATCCAAACAGGATTAGTGAAATTGGAAGTCACCTCTGCCACTGGCGCGGCCCATACGCTTCGTCTTGTCGGTCCCGGCGGCACGCTAGGCTATCGCTCTCTTTTTGCTGGCGAACCTTATCACGCTTCGGCGGTCGCCGTTGAAGACTGCGAACTGTGCTTTATTCCCAAAGCCGATGTGATGAATATCTTCAAAACTCATCCCGACCTTGCCATGAAACTTCTTTCGCATATTTCGAAAGATCTGCGTATGGCCGAAGAAAAGTGGATGGGACAAATGGACAAAGATGCATCCGAGCGCATTGCTGAAGCTCTGCTGTTTTTACAAGAACATTTTTCGCATCAGAATTGGACCCGCAGAGAAATCGCTCAGTGGGCTGGCACCACACCTGAGACTGTGATTCGTACCCTTGCCAACTTCGAAAAAGAGGGCATCATCGACCAGTCGAATGGTCGCGGCATCCGCATTCTTTCGCGTGAAAAACTTCGCGATAAAGCAGAGCTGAACTAA
- a CDS encoding ATP-binding protein, with translation MEFEDSAFFKISSDMVAVIGMDWVPLKLNSVWTKELGWSAEELVQLSFKNLIHPDDLANTLDKIGVPYDGQVVQDVRNRYRCKNGSYKYLCWNYQIDLTKRRIYAVAKDITQQKVYDEIYKRANKVARLGSWSVDLVEKKVHFSQELCDLFEIQPHEISVIEEALALLPAADRAFIEEKYKNLVEKGEEYDIETTLTTRRGRHFPARIMGAALKENNVMITAFGIVQDISKVKETENILRYQQGLLNGLLESSPSIIYVKDLEGRYILASRQFEVLMGKSKDELLGKSDFELFAERDALRHVMNDRQIIRTKRAEKAEDSILLPDGSEKQYISEKFPILDDHGKIIAMAGVSTDITEIHHYQQELIRAKEQAELGTKAKSEFLANMSHEIRTPMNSIMGMAEVLLESPLDDEQRNYVRILSRASESLLSIINDILDFSKIESGKMVLEKTPFKLRESVQKSAELLLIKAQEKKLELRVEIDHDVPETIVGDAKRLQQVLINLVGNGLKFTDEGSVLLKVALCPGKPDEVQFTVEDTGIGISQDKMAVLFTRFYQGDSSITRRFGGTGLGLSISRELVEKMGGSIAVESALGKGSRFVFTIPVHGPTQ, from the coding sequence ATGGAATTTGAGGACTCGGCATTTTTTAAAATTTCCAGTGATATGGTGGCGGTCATTGGAATGGACTGGGTTCCTTTAAAACTGAACTCTGTTTGGACTAAAGAACTGGGTTGGAGTGCTGAAGAGCTCGTCCAGCTATCCTTCAAAAACCTGATCCATCCCGATGATCTGGCAAATACCTTGGATAAGATCGGCGTTCCCTACGACGGGCAAGTGGTCCAGGACGTACGCAATCGCTATCGTTGCAAAAATGGCTCTTACAAATACCTCTGCTGGAATTATCAAATTGATCTCACGAAGCGTCGTATTTATGCCGTCGCCAAAGATATCACTCAGCAAAAAGTGTACGACGAGATTTATAAGCGGGCGAACAAAGTCGCGAGGCTCGGGAGTTGGAGCGTCGACCTTGTCGAAAAGAAGGTCCATTTTTCCCAAGAGCTTTGTGATCTTTTTGAAATCCAGCCCCATGAAATTTCAGTCATTGAAGAGGCTTTGGCTTTGTTGCCTGCGGCGGACCGGGCCTTCATCGAAGAAAAATATAAGAATCTTGTCGAGAAGGGGGAAGAATACGATATCGAAACGACTTTGACGACGCGGCGGGGGCGCCATTTTCCCGCGCGAATTATGGGCGCGGCCCTTAAAGAAAATAACGTCATGATTACGGCGTTCGGCATCGTTCAGGATATTTCCAAGGTGAAGGAAACGGAAAATATTCTGCGTTATCAGCAAGGCCTTCTGAACGGTCTTTTAGAATCGTCGCCCTCAATAATTTATGTGAAGGATTTAGAGGGCCGTTACATCCTGGCCAGTCGGCAATTCGAAGTACTTATGGGTAAAAGCAAAGACGAACTTCTTGGAAAGTCGGACTTTGAACTCTTCGCGGAACGGGATGCCCTTCGGCACGTCATGAATGACCGCCAAATCATTCGCACGAAAAGAGCGGAAAAAGCCGAGGACTCGATTCTCTTACCCGACGGAAGTGAAAAACAATATATTTCTGAAAAGTTTCCTATTCTTGACGACCATGGGAAGATTATCGCTATGGCTGGTGTCTCTACAGACATTACCGAGATTCATCATTATCAACAGGAATTGATTCGCGCCAAAGAACAGGCCGAGTTAGGGACCAAAGCAAAATCAGAATTTTTGGCAAATATGAGTCATGAAATTCGCACGCCGATGAATTCCATTATGGGAATGGCGGAAGTTCTTTTGGAAAGTCCTTTGGATGATGAGCAAAGAAATTACGTCAGGATATTAAGTCGCGCTTCGGAAAGCCTTTTAAGTATCATAAATGACATTCTGGATTTTTCAAAAATTGAATCCGGGAAGATGGTCTTGGAAAAAACGCCTTTCAAGCTACGGGAATCGGTGCAAAAAAGTGCTGAGTTGTTATTGATAAAAGCCCAGGAAAAGAAGTTAGAGCTGCGCGTGGAAATCGATCACGATGTTCCGGAAACGATTGTCGGCGATGCCAAGCGCTTGCAGCAGGTTCTGATCAATCTTGTCGGTAACGGTCTTAAGTTCACGGATGAAGGAAGTGTTTTATTGAAAGTAGCGCTTTGTCCGGGAAAACCCGACGAAGTTCAGTTCACGGTGGAAGATACTGGTATTGGAATTTCGCAGGATAAAATGGCCGTCCTTTTTACCCGGTTTTATCAAGGGGACTCTTCGATAACCCGCCGCTTCGGGGGCACAGGGCTGGGATTGAGTATTAGCAGGGAACTGGTGGAAAAAATGGGCGGCTCGATCGCTGTAGAAAGCGCTTTGGGAAAGGGATCTCGCTTTGTTTTTACCATTCCAGTGCATGGCCCGACTCAATAA
- a CDS encoding HNH endonuclease family protein yields the protein MKTLFLIMLLLAGGKARAQYYMVEESPQSPSQKTSLNPLDVSAELISETHDWNELADRVLSLLNFSYSSEKYADYSERYNRAKHFGSWLRDHSDGTCHNTRAKVLIRDSSVQVSFSANGCTVTAGHWADPYSNRDYQRASEIQIDHFVPLKNAYISGAYKWNWQRRCLYANYMGNEYHLLSVYGPENSSKSDKTPEGYMPPNRAYQCQYLAQWLKVKLIWSLALSVSEKKAVEELAQANHCTAAELSFSQSDLAAQRRYIANNINLCQ from the coding sequence ATGAAGACATTGTTTCTGATAATGTTGTTGCTGGCAGGGGGGAAAGCCCGCGCTCAGTACTATATGGTTGAAGAATCTCCCCAATCCCCCTCTCAAAAAACCTCTTTAAACCCTTTGGATGTCTCTGCCGAGTTAATAAGCGAAACACATGATTGGAATGAACTGGCGGACCGGGTCTTGTCTCTTTTGAATTTTTCTTATTCTTCGGAAAAATATGCAGATTATAGTGAGCGTTACAATCGTGCTAAACATTTTGGCAGTTGGTTGCGTGATCATAGTGATGGAACTTGTCACAATACGCGGGCTAAAGTTTTAATTCGCGATTCTTCTGTTCAGGTGTCCTTTTCTGCCAACGGGTGCACGGTGACTGCAGGTCACTGGGCGGATCCTTATAGCAATCGAGATTATCAGCGCGCTTCAGAGATTCAGATCGATCATTTTGTGCCACTGAAAAATGCTTATATCAGTGGGGCTTATAAATGGAATTGGCAGCGTCGTTGTCTATATGCGAACTACATGGGGAATGAGTATCATCTGCTCTCTGTCTATGGCCCGGAAAATTCGTCGAAAAGTGATAAGACTCCCGAAGGATATATGCCGCCGAACCGCGCGTACCAATGTCAGTATCTGGCGCAGTGGTTGAAAGTAAAGCTGATATGGTCTTTAGCATTGTCTGTGTCTGAAAAAAAGGCGGTGGAAGAACTGGCGCAAGCCAATCACTGTACTGCGGCCGAGCTCAGCTTTTCTCAGTCCGACTTGGCAGCGCAACGCCGTTATATCGCGAATAATATCAATCTTTGCCAATAA
- a CDS encoding putative Na+/H+ antiporter, with amino-acid sequence MQYTTIELLGTIFFGLAVIHTFMVGRILHWSHHFPKHSLANSVLHLLGEIEAVFAIWASLFMVVYIALEGWGPAITYQTSLNFVEPFFIFAIMVVCSTRPILAAARHGILSLSGVLQKIFKTPAIHTDLFVVLVFGSLSGSFITEPAAMTVTAFMLNSMLQKETNKLIYALIAVLFVNVSIGGALTPFAAPPILMVASKWNWDFSFVLTHFGWKSAIAVTINALLLIAVFRKEFAQNCITLREVETRLAGAQAPIPVSVTLVHLLFLAGIVMTGHYQNAFLGIFLLFLGVASVTQRYHDALRLKESLLVSLFLGGIIQFGAFQKWWLAPMLGGMSDLLLFKGAVGLTAITDNAALTYLGSQVEGLSDSSKYALVAGAIAGGGLTIIANAPNAAGYSILSHKFPGGIKPLNLLIAALPPTLVAIFCLWFL; translated from the coding sequence ATGCAGTACACAACTATTGAACTTTTAGGAACGATCTTCTTTGGCTTAGCTGTTATTCATACTTTTATGGTGGGACGTATTTTACATTGGTCTCATCATTTCCCTAAACATTCGCTGGCAAACAGCGTCTTGCATCTTCTGGGCGAGATCGAAGCCGTCTTCGCAATTTGGGCCAGTCTTTTTATGGTGGTCTACATTGCTTTGGAAGGATGGGGACCGGCGATTACCTATCAGACCTCTCTTAATTTCGTAGAACCCTTTTTCATTTTTGCGATCATGGTTGTTTGTTCCACGCGACCGATCTTGGCGGCCGCCCGCCACGGCATTTTGTCTTTAAGTGGCGTATTGCAAAAAATTTTTAAAACGCCGGCCATTCATACGGACCTTTTTGTTGTATTGGTTTTCGGCTCCTTGAGTGGCAGTTTTATTACCGAGCCGGCTGCGATGACCGTGACAGCATTTATGTTAAATTCAATGCTGCAAAAGGAAACGAATAAACTTATTTATGCTTTGATCGCGGTGTTATTTGTAAACGTCTCTATTGGCGGAGCTCTGACTCCGTTTGCGGCACCTCCCATCCTTATGGTGGCCAGCAAATGGAACTGGGATTTTTCTTTCGTCCTGACTCATTTTGGTTGGAAAAGTGCCATCGCTGTTACGATCAATGCCTTGCTTCTGATCGCAGTTTTCCGCAAAGAATTTGCGCAAAACTGTATTACGTTGCGTGAAGTGGAAACTCGCCTTGCCGGAGCTCAGGCTCCGATTCCAGTCAGTGTGACTCTGGTCCATTTGCTTTTCTTGGCCGGGATTGTGATGACGGGTCATTACCAGAACGCTTTCTTAGGAATTTTCCTTTTATTTTTAGGGGTCGCTAGCGTGACTCAACGCTATCACGATGCCCTCAGACTGAAAGAAAGTTTGCTGGTCTCTTTGTTCCTTGGCGGCATTATTCAGTTTGGTGCCTTTCAGAAATGGTGGCTGGCGCCAATGCTAGGAGGCATGAGTGATTTGCTGTTGTTCAAAGGCGCTGTCGGTTTGACCGCAATTACGGACAACGCTGCTTTGACATATTTGGGATCGCAAGTTGAAGGACTTAGTGATTCCAGTAAATATGCCTTAGTAGCAGGCGCCATTGCGGGCGGGGGCTTAACGATTATTGCCAACGCACCCAATGCCGCTGGGTATTCGATTCTCAGTCATAAGTTTCCGGGAGGAATCAAACCCTTAAATCTTTTGATTGCAGCTTTGCCTCCCACCCTCGTCGCAATCTTTTGTCTTTGGTTTTTGTAA